TTGGCGAAATTTAAGATCAGAGGTATACCAGGCTCGTAATAATTTCTCGTCCAATATTGAGTCAAAAATGTCCTCATAATGTTGACCACACGGCATTTGATTggatttgatttcttttctatcCAAATGTTGTAATCATCGTAGCTTAATCCTTCGGGAGGGTATAAATTATACCTGTAAATGAGGGCATAAAAAAACTCCCTTGCAGTTAATATACTCCTAAAAGTTATCAGCATAGTAACGTTGAAACCTGCATCCACAAGCTCATGACTGGTCAAATGTTCAATCAATGCCTCTTTTGTCCCTCCGCGAATCTTTCCCCTAGAGTCGTACACAAGACTGCTTTCATAGTCCGAGGTTAAAAACCATGGAAGATTTTTCTCTATGTTCGCAGCCTTACGTTCAGTATATTCCTCGGATCCTAATTCATCGTCGATAATAGCCtcatcattttcagattcttcatcactGTAATCTTCAGAATAGATATCaaaccatttttcttgctcgCCTTTCAGTAGTTCTGCAGTAAGGttattcttcatcattcttGCGGCATAGTTCAGTAAattctctctttcttcaatcaGCTGATCAACTATAATACAGGCAAGATTGGAAATCTCGACATATTTTTCACACGCATCCTTAAAATCGTCGGAATTGTTTAAAAACTCAAGGTTATTGAACTCTACATCTTGACTTACTAGTACATGGAATAATGAGAGCGCCAActgttcattttttttatgaaGAGGTCCCTTGACCAAGGAAGTATTTGCAATGTTCTTAAAAGGTTCGTGGTGTCCGACAGAGAAATTTGATCTCATAGAGGAAAATAAGTAGGGATCATCCAAGGTTGTTTGTTGTGTAGTCATTATTAATCTAATGACGATGTCATGAAATGCCTGTTTTATGTCAAAAAATTCTGTTAATACTGAGGAAACTGATGACATTGCATGAACTAAAAACTCCTCACTTTCCAAATCCAATAAAATGCTTGGAGTCTTGAttaagtttttcaaattgatgaaaattgataaatCCAAATTCTCCAGTATCTCCAATAATAAAACGTTCTGATTTATTTGTTCATATGTGCTTGAATTTATTTCCAAATTTCTAATTCTGCTTTTGGGCTTGCTTATGATCTTCAAGTGCTCACCTGTAGCATTGTTTAACTTCTCAAAGATTTGGGAggattttctcttcattgTATTCAGAGTGTCCACAGTTAATGGATattttgtctttctttttgaaactcTTGCTCTTGAAAACGTTCTATTATGGGAAGGACGGTTAAAAGGTGTAAACACTGAACCAGATACAGTCGTGCTCGCTTTCGGATCGGCTTGAGAGTTTGTCTCTGAATTTGCACTATAGCCCGATGCGGAAGCAATGGCATCCGCCATCTTTGGTGGGATTCTCGATATTGAggaatttttggaagatgaagCAGTCACCTCGGTCGATGAAACAGccttattttttgatgcaTTACCGAATTCGTCAGTAAtaaaagttgaaaatggaTTCGTCCAGGAACCACCACTAAATGACcccttgaaaaatcttggGAGCAATTGTGGTAAGGTATTATCATCtgaaaaaactgaattCTGTAACACAAAATAGAGTAGTTGAACATGTCTCAGAAATTTAGAAAAGTCCAAGTCAACCATTTCGTAAATTGACTTTATCGACTTCAAGTTTTTATTGGACGGTGAGAAATCCTCTAAGGTAGAGTTTTTTAAGGAGGTCCTCGGAGTTACTATAGAATTGACACTATTTCTTGGACCCGAAGACGAGAAGTTCTCcacatcattttcattgactGTACTAAATGATGATCTCGTTGGTGTTAAAGTATCCGTTGTACTGGTACTGACATTACGTTTGCCAGATAAAGGAACTGAAACAAGGTCGTGCATATTACCTCCTTcacttttgttttcatctGCGTCCTCTCTAGAAGCATTATTTTCCTGGTCATCGTTATCTTTATCATTCATCGtatccattttcttcttgtggAATGCTGAATCAAAGTACAAGTGAGAATTAATACTTATCCTCGACAATGAGGAGATTAGACCTTTAAaaatctttttgatttctttactGCAACTTTTAGCTTTGATTTCATGTTGCATCAGTCTACAACCCAATTGTGTAAAAACTATCGAGTCCGATATTAAATCGAAGTATTTAGTGAAGCTTAGACGATTCTTCTTAAGAAACATTTTGTGGGCTGTAATGATATAATAAACTGTCAAGTCTCGTAACTCTGCCCATAATTTAATGTCTCttgaataatgataaaataTATCACTCTTGGCCAATATAGAAGAACGATTTGGAAAGGTTCTTGATTGATTTTGTGTTAAGTCGGGAGCAGATAATGAATTTAATGATGAAGGTCCAGCCTCGTTGAATTcgtttttattgttttcgtcattatcattatcatcatcatttttatgATCAGGCTGTTGCTTTGAGTCCTGCTCTTTTATCGAAGGGCCGAGCTTGCTCTGATTATATCCCATTTGTTTCGATCTAGTAGAATTATCCTCTATGTTCGCATTTTTCCTCAGATCTCTAGTGTATAGGTTAATTAAATGGTCATCAAGGGGAAATTTTGGTTCATTATCACAAATATCATCGGAATCCATAATTGAATTGGAAATCAAGGGTAATTCTGAACAATATATATCAAGTTCTTTATTATAGTATACCAATCTGCAATCAGAAGTTTTCGTTATCATCGGTATAGGGGACCAAGTGGAGGCAGTATTAGAGTGTATTCCATTTATAATCATCTCTATCTCTTCTAATggtaatatttttatagtGTCTTCGTGAACTTCGTGAGTTGGTGTGAGGCCTGCTTTTTCGTCAGATGTTAGAATATTGATATCTTTATCATTCATAGTCGtgtttgtatttgtttCAGACAGTCCGTCTGCACTATTTGCTCTATCCTGAGAAAAACTGGTATTGGAATTGAAGTTAGAAGATTCAGGGGTTGCATGGGAAGCATCATTTGGAGCGGAAAACGTACTAGAATTATTCATTGATACGACATTATTGTGGCCGGAACTCGCTTCTAAATTATGGGGATTTACTAAAGACGCTGACAAGTTGGAACTTCCCCTTCTACTTTTGCTCAAATTTCTGGGTACATGCAAATATGCACTATTACCCAAGCTGTTCAAGCTACTTCGTCTTGAGCTTTTGCTGGAactatattttttcatcggATGACTATGCTTTCTGGCATGACTATCTCTTAAGGGTCTTCCGAAGTTTTGAGGAAACCAGCCTCTATTAACCTTCCCATTACTATCGTCAATGACTAGTCCATCCCACCATCCAGACGAATTTTTATTCAGTATGTAAATAGTTTCTCCTTGTTGTACAGATAGTTGTTGCGAAGAACTATCTTTCTTAATAGGATAATTGAAATCATAAGCAGCGATAACTATTCCAATGGGACGAATGCTGGTTAACTCCGTTGCCGAGGgggaggaagaggaaggaGAAGCTGACGAAGAGTCTGTAGTTGTAGTGGTGGAAGTATTTGAAGAGGAGCTTAATGATGGCGCCTGGCTTGATCGAGAAAAATCACTACCGTCTCTTGTAGAATGTGTGTT
This genomic window from Saccharomyces kudriavzevii IFO 1802 strain IFO1802 genome assembly, chromosome: 12 contains:
- the CDC25 gene encoding Ras family guanine nucleotide exchange factor CDC25 (similar to Saccharomyces cerevisiae SDC25 (Scer_YGOB_SDC25) and CDC25 (YLR310C); ancestral locus Anc_4.45); translation: MSDANPSISNTHSTRDGSDFSRSSQAPSLSSSSNTSTTTTTDSSSASPSSSSPSATELTSIRPIGIVIAAYDFNYPIKKDSSSQQLSVQQGETIYILNKNSSGWWDGLVIDDSNGKVNRGWFPQNFGRPLRDSHARKHSHPMKKYSSSKSSRRSSLNSLGNSAYLHVPRNLSKSRRGSSNLSASLVNPHNLEASSGHNNVVSMNNSSTFSAPNDASHATPESSNFNSNTSFSQDRANSADGLSETNTNTTMNDKDINILTSDEKAGLTPTHEVHEDTIKILPLEEIEMIINGIHSNTASTWSPIPMITKTSDCRLVYYNKELDIYCSELPLISNSIMDSDDICDNEPKFPLDDHLINLYTRDLRKNANIEDNSTRSKQMGYNQSKLGPSIKEQDSKQQPDHKNDDDNDNDENNKNEFNEAGPSSLNSLSAPDLTQNQSRTFPNRSSILAKSDIFYHYSRDIKLWAELRDLTVYYIITAHKMFLKKNRLSFTKYFDLISDSIVFTQLGCRLMQHEIKAKSCSKEIKKIFKGLISSLSRISINSHLYFDSAFHKKKMDTMNDKDNDDQENNASREDADENKSEGGNMHDLVSVPLSGKRNVSTSTTDTLTPTRSSFSTVNENDVENFSSSGPRNSVNSIVTPRTSLKNSTLEDFSPSNKNLKSIKSIYEMVDLDFSKFLRHVQLLYFVLQNSVFSDDNTLPQLLPRFFKGSFSGGSWTNPFSTFITDEFGNASKNKAVSSTEVTASSSKNSSISRIPPKMADAIASASGYSANSETNSQADPKASTTVSGSVFTPFNRPSHNRTFSRARVSKRKTKYPLTVDTLNTMKRKSSQIFEKLNNATGEHLKIISKPKSRIRNLEINSSTYEQINQNVLLLEILENLDLSIFINLKNLIKTPSILLDLESEEFLVHAMSSVSSVLTEFFDIKQAFHDIVIRLIMTTQQTTLDDPYLFSSMRSNFSVGHHEPFKNIANTSLVKGPLHKKNEQLALSLFHVLVSQDVEFNNLEFLNNSDDFKDACEKYVEISNLACIIVDQLIEERENLLNYAARMMKNNLTAELLKGEQEKWFDIYSEDYSDEESENDEAIIDDELGSEEYTERKAANIEKNLPWFLTSDYESSLVYDSRGKIRGGTKEALIEHLTSHELVDAGFNVTMLITFRSILTAREFFYALIYRYNLYPPEGLSYDDYNIWIEKKSNPIKCRVVNIMRTFLTQYWTRNYYEPGIPLILNFAKMVVSEKIPGAEDLLQRINEKLINENDKEAVDFKQQDVLPVAVPTAKRDNKSPIHLSSSALPSSASSAFFRLKKLKLLDIDPYTYATQLTVLEHDLYLRITMFECLDRAWGTKYCNMGGSQNITKFIANANTLTNFVSHTIVKQTDVKTRSRLTQYFVTVAQHCKELNNFSSMTAIVSALYSSPIYRLKKTWDLVSTESKHLLKNLNNLMDSKRNFVKYRELLRSVTDVACVPFFGVYLSDLTFTFVGNPDFLHNSTNIINFSKRTKIANIVEEIISFKRFHYKLKRLDDIQTVIEASLENVPHIEKQYQLSLQMEPRSGNTKGSTHSATASGTKTAKFLSEFTDDKNGSFLKLGKKKPPSRLFR